A single genomic interval of Mangifera indica cultivar Alphonso chromosome 5, CATAS_Mindica_2.1, whole genome shotgun sequence harbors:
- the LOC123215308 gene encoding protein FEZ-like, which yields MEERNDGEKLDEVLLPGFRFHPTDEELVGFYLKRKIQQRPLSIELIKQIDIYKYDPWDLPKLATTGEKEWYFYCPRDRKYRNSARPNRVTGAGFWKATGTDRPIYSSEGSKCIGLKKSLVFYKGKAAKGIKTDWMMHEFRLPSLTDSAPPKKFMDKSNIPAHESWAICRIFKKTNSNAQRALSHSWVSSLPETITTTNDIQVKGSYNTQIGSENMLLTGKTRSSLHFDYINNNMQYSSPTTTTTFSTFDHIVPFKPINPMPNKPQQLSVSTGDLATNYLFSPFEMPTPAIFSPMLGDIGKTSEQCLDFGGSQEQCSGFSTSVLPHEMQVVNMNNNGEEYAYAKNQNVMQQVDDQWTNSVRSIGFPLSLPMSMGEAWKPSILWDSSSCPSDMPTCVSTKCYT from the exons ATGGAGGAGAGAAATGATGGTGAGAAGCTAGATGAAGTCCTCCTACCAGGTTTTAGGTTTCATCCAACTGATGAAGAACTTGTAGGGTTTTATCTCAAGAGAAAGATTCAACAACGCCCTCTCTCTATTGAGCTCATCAAGCAAATAGACATATATAAATACGATCCATGGGATCTTCCAA AACTGGCGACTACGGGGGAGAAAGAATGGTACTTCTACTGCCCGAGGGACCGGAAATACAGAAACAGTGCAAGGCCTAACCGAGTAACCGGAGCTGGGTTTTGGAAAGCCACCGGAACCGATCGACCCATCTACTCATCGGAAGGCTCCAAGTGCATTGGCTTGAAGAAATCACTTGTTTTTTACAAGGGAAAAGCGGCCAAAGGTATTAAAACTGACTGGATGATGCATGAGTTCCGGTTACCTTCTCTTACTGACTCGGCGCCACCAAAGAAATTCATGGACAAAAGCAACATTCCTGCCCAT GAATCTTGGGCGATATGCCGgatattcaagaaaacaaattctAATGCACAAAGAGCTCTCTCTCATTCATGGGTCTCTTCCTTACCTGAAACCATAACCACCACTAATGATATTCAGGTTAAAGGTTCATACAACACTCAGATCGGTTCAGAGAATATGTTATTGACGGGTAAAACGCGTTCATCTCTCCATTTTGATTACATTAACAACAATATGCAGTATTCATCACCTACCACTACTACAACATTTTCTACTTTCGATCATATCGTCCCCTTCAAACCCATCAATCCAATGCCTAATAAACCTCAACAACTGTCCGTTTCAACCGGAGATCTCGCCACTAACTACTTATTTTCACCTTTCGAAATGCCCACTCCCGCTATATTTTCACCCATGCTCGGAGATATTGGTAAGACTTCAGAGCAGTGTTTAGATTTTGGAGGATCACAAGAGCAGTGTAGTGGGTTCTCAACAAGTGTTTTACCACATGAAATGCAAGTTGTGAATATGAACAATAATGGAGAGGAATATGCTTATGCAAAGAATCAAAATGTGATGCAGCAAGTTGACGATCAGTGGACGAATAGTGTTCGATCCATTGGGTTTCCGTTGAGTTTGCCAATGAGTATGGGTGAAGCTTGGAAGCCTAGCATATTGTGGGATTCTTCATCGTGCCCAAGCGATATGCCCACATGTGTTTCCACAAAGTGCTACACTTAG
- the LOC123217623 gene encoding glutathione S-transferase U10-like has protein sequence MENQKSDDVVLYGNWASAFTDRVELALKLKGIPYKYVEEDLTNKSNSLIHHNLVHKKVPVLVHNGKAIAESLVILEYIDDFWTTAPKLLPEDPYERAKIRFWANYYDQKIIPSTYPVANSQGKEREKAMAKLGEFVEVFERGIEKDFPTKSPFFNGETLGFLDIIVAANSCTYRSFEEALGVSYGLDKHQAFFSWVTALEGCTLIKETLPPCEKLVTLIRQMFLQEPKIKLC, from the exons ATGGAAAATCAGAAAAGTGATGATGTTGTGTTATATGGGAATTGGGCTAGTGCCTTCACTGACAGAGTTGAGTTAGCCCTTAAACTCAAGGGCATACCTTATAAGTACGTGGAAGAAGATCTAACAAACAAGAGTAACTCGCTAATTCACCACAATCTTGTGCACAAGAAGGTACCCGTATTGGTTCACAATGGGAAGGCCATTGCTGAGTCATTAGTCATCCTCGAATATATTGATGATTTCTGGACTACCGCTCCGAAATTACTGCCTGAGGATCCTTATGAGAGAGCCAAAATTCGCTTTTGGGCAAATTATTATGATCAAAAG ATTATACCAAGTACATACCCCGTTGCAAATTCGCAAGGAAAAGAGCGAGAGAAAGCCATGGCGAAGTTGGGAGAGTTTGTTGAAGTGTTTGAGAGAGGGATAGAAAAGGACTTCCCTACAAAATCCCCCTTCTTCAATGGTGAGACCTTGGGGTTTCTTGATATTATTGTGGCTGCAAATTCTTGCACTTACCGATCTTTTGAAGAGGCTCTTGGTGTCAGTTATGGCCTAGACAAGCACCAAGCATTTTTCTCATGGGTAACTGCTTTAGAGGGCTGCACTTTGATCAAAGAGACACTGCCTCCTTGTGAAAAACTTGTGACCTTAATCAGACAAATGTTTCTTCAGGAGCCTAAAATTAAACTATGTTGA
- the LOC123215812 gene encoding 60S ribosomal protein L34-like, translating into MVQRLTYRKRHSYATKSNQHRVVKTPGGRLVYQTTKKRASGPKCPVTGKRIQGIPHLRPAEYKRSRLSRTKRTVNRPYGGVLSGSAVRERIIRAFLVEEQKIVKKVLKIQKAKEKQASKS; encoded by the exons ATGGTCCAGCGGCTAACGTATCGCAAGCGGCACAGCTATGCCACAAAGTCCAATCAGCATCGCGTTGTCAAAACCCCGG GAGGGAGGTTGGTGTACCAGACCACCAAGAAGAGAGCTAGTGGCCCCAAATGTCCTGTAACTGGCAAGAGAATTCAAGGA ATTCCTCACTTGAGACCTGCTGAATATAAGAGGTCTAGATTATCTAGAACCAAGAGGACTGTGAACCGGCCTTATGGGGGAGTTTTATCTGGAAGTGCTGTCAGGGAACG GATCATTCGGGCTTTTTTGGTGGAAGAGCAAAAGATTGTGAAGAAGGTTTTGAAGATTCAGAAGGCCAAGGAAAAACAAGCGTCAAAGAGTTAA